The stretch of DNA GAAATCGGTTCACCGGTGATGCTCAATGTCTTCTCCGCTTTTAATGGACTCGCAGCTTCGATTGCGCGGTGCGCCGTCACTTTCGGCCGCGTTCTTGCTAGAGAATACGACCCCAGACATGGATTCGGCACTGCGAACACAAGCTTGGCTTTGTTTGCTGGGAAACTTTTTGCTCTCGGAGAATCTGATCTTCCATACAGAATAAAAATAACACCGAATGGAGATATAATCACTTTGGGCCGCCATGAATCCTTCGGAGCTCCCTTCACAACGATGACAGCTCACCCGAAAATCGACCCGGAAACCCATGAAGCATTCGCCTTTCGACAGAGTATCACCTTCATGCCGCCATTCTTGATATATTTCAAGATAAACAAACAAGGGGAAAAGCAACAAGAAGTGCCAATATTCTCTCTACCAGAGCTATCACTTATCCACGATTTCGCTGTTTCGAAAAAGTACGCCATATTTCCCGACACACAGATCGTTATGAACCCTAAAAACATTCTTAAAGGGATGCCCGCAATCAGCGTTGATCTTAAGAAAGTGCCAAGATTGGGGATAGTTCCTCGAGACGCAGTGGATGAAAGTGAAATTTGGTGGGTCGAAGTGCCAGGGTTCAACATGGTACATGCAGTGAATGCATGGGATGAAGATCGCGGCGGCGGGGAGACAATTGTTATGGTGGCGACAAACGTGTTGTCGGTGGAACATGTGCTGGATCGAATGGATTTGACTCATGCATTCTTGGAAAGAATTGAAATAAATGTGAAGGAGAAGACCGTGAAAAGGCGGGCGTTGTCAAGTGCAAATCTTGATTTTGCAGTCATCAATCCAGCTAATACCGGGAAGAAGAACAGGTACGAGAAATATATTCAACTCAAACTCGAGCTCgttcattgaattttaaatttgatttaattATCCTATTCAATTACTGACCAAACACATTTTGAGacatttaattttttgttaatattatgtaattttaattttaattaaactGTAGACAAACTGAATCAATGTTTTcataaaaaacaaacaaaaaaaatcttATGATTATGCATAATTATAGATtaaaatgggaaaaaaaaattatttacaaCATTTCCTACAATATTGTAAAATGTGGAGTCAGACTCGTAAGTAATCTCGTTCCTTCAAATagaatattcgtctcacaaaattgaaatatgagaccgtcttacaaaaaattttgtgtagtaccaaattaaataatttgaaaaatgaTCGACTGATTGTTTTGTTGGCTCATATATATACAGGTACATTTATGCAGCTATGGGATCCCCAATGCCAAAGATATCAGGGGTGGTGAAAATTGATACATCGCTCTCGACCGTGGAATCCAAAGATTGTACGGTGGCTAGCCGACAATATGGGCACAACTGTTACGGCGGCGAAGCGATTTTCGTGTCACGAGATCTTGACGATGCGACAACAACAGAAGAGGACGATGGATATTTAGTAACTTACGTACATAACGAAATTACTTCAGAATCTAAATTTATTGTAATGGACGCGAGATCTCCTACTCTGGAGATTGTGGCCGTTGTTAGGCTACCGCAAAGGGTGCCATATGGATTTCATGGGATATTTGTGCGTGAGTTTGACCTTGAAAATTACAAACCTTGACCCCAATTAAATTAATGTCGATCAAATCACTGTGATCCAACTATGTACCTAGATTATTTGTAAATTTCATGCTACTCACATGAGTAGTGTTTTTATTCACTCAACATATGACACATGTGCTGAGTTCATAAATCGTGGTCACATATTCAACCATGATGTATGGATAAGTGATCATGATTCATCACTCAAtacatgtagtatatatatattgtgctTTCTCAAATAGTTGATTTAGTCAAAATTTGTTGTCTTGAATGATGAAGCTACATAACAACATGTGGACCAAAAAATgggaaatttttttgaaatttctgTAATTAATAGTAAGGAAATGGAATAAAATCCAAATATCAAATATGAGGTTCAGATAAAACTTAAGAAAAAAATATGATGTATCGatcatactaaaaatatttattctaaGATCCGTGTGCTTTATAATACGAGGATAAATGGTAAAATATATAGTACTAGTAACCGTGGCACACACGTTGGGTGTGTCCTGAATACACGTggctaaaatattaaatattcatgatATTACAACATAAAGAAAAGAGTTTATTTTTCACGGTGGCTAGTTTGGAgaagaaataatattatttttcacgtgAGCAGTTTCCTTATGACggtgaatataatattatttgttaagaaaaaatataatataaaaaatgagaAAGGGTAAAATAGGAAAGAAAGTTGGTGTCCTCATAGAGCGGTTATTATTAGGGGCTCAACtataataaaataacaaatagtaaatataaaaaattaaaaagggtAAAACAGGAAAGAAAGTTGGTGTCCTCATAGAGCGGTTATTATTAGGGCCTCatacttaatataatagtatagataaCATAGGGGTGATCACGGTCCGGttttacgattttttttaaaaaattcaaaccgaATTGTCATTTGTGGTCGGttagtattttgaaaaattaatcacGGTTTTACATGAAAAATTAGCCTTATGGTTTTGGGTGGTTTCAAGCGGTTGCGGTTAGTTTAcggtttttttaatgaaaattattaaaacatatattctaatttatttgaaaacaacaacaatatattgTCTTCAAATACAAATTATAGTTCAAAGCATATAAAGATCAAAATAGATATGACAATAACCAAGATTCAAAactaagttaataatttaacaacacaatacattcacaacaaaaatgacatttacactattttatcattttttttactttcaaaCTTCTAACAAAATATTGtagcaaaaaaattaaatattttaataaaagactaatatgaagaataattaagaaacagataagttttatttgtaaGAATTGAAGAGAGTTAGGATATAACGAAGGATgacttctttatttgaatatgttgtttatgaattattataattatatgcTCAATATTATGGCAAGCGGTTTAGGCACTGCGGTTTGGTGCGATtcttgacaaaaaaaaaattaatcgaacCGCGTATGCGTTGCGAtttatgattaatatttttaatcgtAATTTTTATAAACTATTATGAAAAACGGTATGGCACAATTCGGTTCGGAcggttaataaaaaaatttgataaccCCTAATCTAATATACACATTAATGGATTAATATGATATCCCATTTGACAAACGACAAATTCCTGTACCAATTATTcacaattttttg from Primulina eburnea isolate SZY01 chromosome 6, ASM2296580v1, whole genome shotgun sequence encodes:
- the LOC140834496 gene encoding probable carotenoid cleavage dioxygenase 4, chloroplastic — protein: MESLSASFLEKYTPTLSLKPSQVLRFQIQSVKIDEISKKFAPFHDQIARRITSVQTQSLRSFIYSSLDDFICKFIDLPLRASIDPKRVLTGNYSPVDELPPTACEVVEGTLPSCLDGAYIRNGPNPQFIPQGPYHLFDGDGMLHSVRIRDGEATFCSRFIKTYKYTVEREIGSPVMLNVFSAFNGLAASIARCAVTFGRVLAREYDPRHGFGTANTSLALFAGKLFALGESDLPYRIKITPNGDIITLGRHESFGAPFTTMTAHPKIDPETHEAFAFRQSITFMPPFLIYFKINKQGEKQQEVPIFSLPELSLIHDFAVSKKYAIFPDTQIVMNPKNILKGMPAISVDLKKVPRLGIVPRDAVDESEIWWVEVPGFNMVHAVNAWDEDRGGGETIVMVATNVLSVEHVLDRMDLTHAFLERIEINVKEKTVKRRALSSANLDFAVINPANTGKKNRYIYAAMGSPMPKISGVVKIDTSLSTVESKDCTVASRQYGHNCYGGEAIFVSRDLDDATTTEEDDGYLVTYVHNEITSESKFIVMDARSPTLEIVAVVRLPQRVPYGFHGIFVREFDLENYKP